The following are from one region of the Rhodopirellula sp. P2 genome:
- the pdxA gene encoding 4-hydroxythreonine-4-phosphate dehydrogenase PdxA, whose protein sequence is MTDAPTPNTMHSTPPPQANRSTPQLAITIGDAAGIGPEVALRVWDSPEVQSSGIPLLFGDAAIYQRAADQLGCDCPDVISLADFLAAPTLAAPSDAPQGRIVDCGKLTAEELAGFTPGKFSAATGRASYRSVTDAIDAAVSGHVDAIVTGPIQKEAWHQAGIDFPGHTELLADRAGRAVQGKPADVRMMLASDTIACVLETIHIPLADVASQLNTESLVRTIHLAGETVQRRNQRRGSLLPPRIAVCGLNPHAGENGLFSHQEEEQIILPAIETARQAGWTIEGPLSPDTAFTPAMRERIDIYVCMYHDQGLIPLKALSFDDAVNVTLGLPIIRTSVDHGTAMDLAWQGKASVNSMLAAIRWAIP, encoded by the coding sequence ATGACGGACGCCCCCACCCCCAACACCATGCATTCCACCCCACCTCCCCAAGCGAATCGTTCAACGCCTCAGCTCGCGATCACGATCGGAGACGCCGCTGGCATCGGCCCAGAAGTCGCCCTTCGAGTCTGGGATTCACCGGAGGTCCAATCGTCCGGTATCCCACTGCTGTTTGGTGACGCAGCGATCTACCAGCGTGCTGCGGATCAACTCGGCTGCGATTGCCCGGACGTGATTTCGCTGGCTGATTTCCTGGCCGCACCAACGCTCGCGGCACCCAGTGACGCACCGCAGGGAAGGATTGTCGATTGTGGGAAGCTCACCGCGGAAGAACTCGCGGGCTTCACCCCCGGGAAATTCAGCGCCGCGACCGGACGAGCCTCCTATCGATCTGTCACCGACGCCATCGACGCGGCGGTCTCGGGCCACGTCGATGCCATCGTGACGGGCCCCATCCAAAAGGAAGCCTGGCATCAGGCGGGGATCGATTTCCCGGGGCACACGGAACTGCTGGCCGATCGAGCGGGCAGGGCAGTGCAGGGCAAACCCGCGGATGTCCGCATGATGCTGGCCAGCGACACGATCGCCTGCGTCTTAGAAACCATTCACATTCCGCTGGCCGATGTGGCCTCGCAACTGAACACCGAATCGCTGGTTCGCACGATTCACCTCGCCGGCGAAACAGTCCAGCGTCGCAACCAAAGACGCGGCAGTTTGCTACCACCTCGCATCGCCGTTTGTGGACTGAACCCGCATGCCGGTGAAAACGGGCTGTTCAGCCACCAAGAAGAAGAGCAGATCATCCTGCCTGCGATTGAAACGGCGCGGCAGGCTGGATGGACGATCGAAGGGCCATTGTCACCCGACACCGCGTTCACGCCCGCGATGCGAGAGCGAATCGACATCTACGTTTGCATGTATCACGACCAAGGGTTGATCCCGCTGAAAGCATTGTCATTTGACGATGCCGTCAACGTCACGCTGGGACTGCCCATCATTCGCACCAGCGTCGACCACGGGACGGCCATGGATTTAGCCTGGCAAGGCAAGGCCAGCGTCAATAGCATGTTGGCCGCGATCCGTTGGGCGATTCCGTGA
- a CDS encoding DUF6798 domain-containing protein codes for MGDSVTTPKPRLERPDRLSRSAWGWSWLALMGVCFLYAGDAAPGVNEAHYLVKAKNFWQPDWCVNDLFASSGKAHTTYYWLFGWPTQFVSLNATAWIGRIVGWSILAAGLLRLTRAMQMPPMSSVWVLILWILGIQHGNLAGEWVVGGIEAKVPAYGLVLFGLADIVQRRWSRGWVWMGAAAGFHVLTGGWSVVAAAFAFWITERGPKRWRVSALADQTASTDPSPSPLFFSRGLFLGGALSLFGLVPAAAMSWGATEAEQISAARIYAYFRISHHLMPAAFHLDWYLRHALLTVACLAGLFTAWRQRPEQATHDASNRDLPSSSSRSTDIQRAIGFRILGCFAVGAMGISLIGLLIGTLPAVYPDQAAKWLRFYWFRLADASTPLTLAFLVVHFCLSKQFFSWGRSASSGETGRPTVWLGRLGAVVVIGMFAQACWERIQTGVPVSVSNRLLGLNADAGYAEQRQTMEDWIAVCQFVRASTPEDAILLTPRHQQTFKWYAHRAEVVNWKDTPQDAVALREWAKRFLEVYPNRLSTMRVTIRYDELRAMRAQYGCDWIVVDRRVVGAELPLVQIYPAANQRNSTYAVYELP; via the coding sequence TTGGGCGATTCCGTGACGACGCCAAAGCCAAGGCTGGAAAGGCCCGATCGCCTCTCACGATCAGCATGGGGATGGAGTTGGCTGGCGTTGATGGGCGTGTGTTTTTTGTACGCCGGCGACGCTGCTCCCGGAGTCAATGAAGCTCACTACTTGGTGAAGGCCAAAAACTTCTGGCAACCAGATTGGTGCGTCAACGATCTGTTCGCGTCCTCGGGCAAAGCCCACACGACCTACTACTGGCTGTTTGGGTGGCCGACTCAATTCGTCTCACTCAACGCGACCGCCTGGATCGGGCGAATCGTCGGCTGGTCGATCTTGGCCGCCGGTCTGCTTCGCCTGACCCGCGCAATGCAGATGCCACCGATGAGCAGCGTGTGGGTCTTGATCCTTTGGATTTTGGGGATCCAGCATGGCAACTTGGCCGGTGAATGGGTCGTGGGTGGGATCGAAGCGAAGGTCCCCGCCTATGGATTGGTCTTGTTCGGCTTGGCAGACATCGTCCAGCGTCGGTGGTCACGGGGCTGGGTTTGGATGGGCGCCGCCGCAGGATTTCATGTGCTGACCGGAGGCTGGTCAGTCGTTGCAGCCGCCTTTGCATTCTGGATCACCGAACGTGGACCAAAACGCTGGCGGGTTTCTGCCTTGGCTGACCAAACAGCGAGCACTGACCCCTCCCCGAGTCCCCTCTTTTTCAGCCGAGGCCTGTTCCTCGGAGGAGCGTTGTCACTATTTGGGTTGGTTCCCGCCGCGGCAATGTCCTGGGGAGCCACCGAAGCCGAGCAAATTTCTGCGGCGAGGATCTACGCTTACTTCCGGATCTCGCACCACCTGATGCCCGCGGCGTTCCATTTGGATTGGTACCTCCGTCACGCATTGCTGACCGTGGCTTGTTTGGCGGGCCTGTTCACCGCCTGGCGGCAAAGGCCCGAGCAGGCAACCCACGATGCTTCCAACCGAGATTTGCCCTCAAGCAGCTCCCGCAGCACCGATATCCAGCGAGCCATTGGTTTCCGCATTTTGGGCTGCTTTGCCGTCGGAGCGATGGGAATCAGCCTGATTGGGCTGCTGATTGGAACGCTTCCGGCGGTGTACCCCGATCAAGCCGCCAAGTGGCTTCGGTTCTACTGGTTTCGGTTGGCCGACGCGAGCACGCCGCTCACATTGGCATTCCTGGTGGTCCATTTCTGCTTGTCGAAGCAATTTTTTTCCTGGGGAAGATCCGCCAGCTCAGGAGAGACCGGGCGGCCGACCGTTTGGCTTGGCCGGCTGGGAGCCGTGGTCGTGATCGGGATGTTCGCCCAGGCCTGCTGGGAACGCATTCAGACCGGAGTTCCGGTTTCGGTCAGCAATCGCTTGCTGGGGCTGAACGCGGACGCGGGGTACGCCGAGCAGCGTCAAACGATGGAAGACTGGATCGCGGTTTGCCAATTCGTGCGGGCCAGCACGCCGGAAGACGCGATTTTATTGACACCGCGGCACCAACAAACGTTCAAGTGGTACGCGCATCGGGCCGAAGTGGTGAACTGGAAAGACACTCCCCAGGATGCGGTGGCACTGCGAGAATGGGCCAAGCGTTTCCTGGAGGTCTACCCAAATCGACTTTCGACCATGCGAGTCACCATTCGGTACGACGAACTGCGGGCCATGCGGGCTCAA